From Roseisolibacter agri, a single genomic window includes:
- a CDS encoding phosphomannomutase/phosphoglucomutase has protein sequence MADQLRQQIFRQYDVRGIVGRDLSADVARTLGRAYAAYLAKHGISGAVAVGRDNRPSGQMLRDGLVAGLNECGFDVVDIGVVPTPITYWALHNEPVVGGIQITGSHNPPEYNGFKISVGKNSMHGDEIQELYQLAVAGAFPSGQGSVREVAVLDRYVDDVVQRTGKLSRPLHVVADYGNGAGAIVGPQLLEKLGAKVTHLFAESDGTFPNHHPDPTVVENLTDIIAAVKGERADLGIAFDGDADRIGLIDDNGDIIWGDHILILYARDVLARTGKGQKVIFDVKCSQALPDAIRAAGGDPIMWKTGHSLIKDKMKETHAPIAGEMSGHMFFAEGFYGHDDALYGAARLLRIVADSGKSVSELLADVPKFVSTPELRVDVPEERKFAIVDDAVRHFRGTHDVVDVDGVRVLFGDGWGLIRASNTQPVLVMRFEALTQERLEEIRAEMEGWLRSQGVDPTPGVGH, from the coding sequence ATGGCCGACCAGCTCCGGCAGCAGATCTTCCGACAGTACGACGTGCGCGGCATCGTCGGCCGCGACCTCTCCGCCGACGTCGCGCGCACCCTCGGCCGCGCCTACGCCGCCTATCTCGCGAAGCACGGCATCTCGGGCGCGGTCGCCGTCGGCCGCGACAACCGGCCCAGCGGGCAGATGCTCCGCGACGGCCTCGTCGCGGGCCTCAACGAGTGCGGCTTCGACGTCGTCGACATCGGCGTCGTGCCGACGCCCATCACCTACTGGGCGCTGCACAACGAGCCGGTCGTCGGCGGGATCCAGATCACCGGCTCGCACAACCCGCCCGAGTACAACGGCTTCAAGATCTCCGTCGGCAAGAACTCGATGCACGGCGACGAGATCCAGGAGCTCTACCAGCTCGCGGTCGCGGGCGCGTTCCCGAGCGGGCAGGGAAGCGTGCGCGAGGTCGCGGTGCTCGACCGCTACGTCGACGACGTGGTGCAGCGCACCGGGAAGCTCTCGCGCCCGCTCCACGTCGTCGCCGACTACGGCAACGGCGCCGGCGCGATCGTCGGGCCGCAGCTGCTCGAGAAGCTGGGCGCGAAGGTCACGCACCTCTTCGCGGAGAGCGACGGCACCTTCCCGAACCACCACCCGGATCCGACGGTCGTCGAGAACCTGACCGACATCATCGCCGCCGTGAAGGGCGAGCGCGCGGACCTCGGCATCGCCTTCGACGGCGACGCGGACCGCATCGGCCTGATCGACGACAACGGCGACATCATCTGGGGTGACCACATCCTCATCCTCTACGCGCGCGACGTGCTGGCGCGCACGGGGAAGGGGCAGAAGGTGATCTTCGACGTGAAGTGCTCGCAGGCGCTCCCCGACGCGATCCGCGCCGCCGGCGGCGACCCGATCATGTGGAAGACGGGCCACTCCCTCATCAAGGACAAGATGAAGGAGACGCACGCCCCGATCGCCGGCGAGATGAGCGGCCACATGTTCTTCGCCGAGGGCTTCTACGGGCACGACGACGCGCTCTACGGCGCGGCGCGCCTGCTGCGCATCGTCGCCGACTCGGGGAAGTCGGTCTCGGAGCTGCTGGCGGACGTCCCGAAGTTCGTCTCGACGCCGGAGCTGCGCGTCGACGTGCCGGAGGAGCGCAAGTTCGCGATCGTCGACGACGCGGTGCGGCACTTCCGCGGCACGCACGACGTGGTGGACGTGGACGGCGTGCGCGTGCTCTTCGGCGACGGCTGGGGGCTGATCCGTGCGTCGAACACGCAGCCCGTGCTGGTCATGCGCTTCGAGGCACTGACGCAGGAGCGCCTGGAAGAGATCCGCGCCGAGATGGAGGGATGGCTGCGGTCGCAGGGCGTGGACCCGACGCCCGGCGTGGGGCATTGA
- a CDS encoding NADH-quinone oxidoreductase subunit N — protein sequence MPLDLTVPSALLTALLPDLVVVGGAMLLLLWGVWRPEGAPGRPVAVGAIGVCLAAMAAIGWMSLNAVTAGPGVIAIDNFRWAADIVILVGTILSIALSDDYGRRSEPVAVESHALTLLATSGMMLLAGARDLILVFLGIELMSIAVYVLAGINRRSARSAEAALKYFLLGAFSTAFLLYGVALVYGATGSTNLAGIGAAMASAPTGPGSMLVIGLALMLVGFAFKVAAAPFHMWTPDVYDGAPTPFTAFMAAAVKAAAFATFARVFMEGFAGMFVRWHDVIWWMAAITMVLGNLIALSQRNLKRMLAYSSIAHAGYLMVALVTNTTAGAAALVFYLFAYTLATVGAFAVVMALNEGAERPTDVRDWSGLFSVRPGLAIAMAVFMLALLGFPIAGGMGFFAKWYVLQAALQAPAPQTRLAVLLVITSVISAGYYLFVIMVMFMRPRAADAPALPAAPRWTQTVIFGAAGLLLVLGLYPTPIVRWARSSSLEPATAVTRPSPAPVRPDADPLRVTAR from the coding sequence ATGCCGCTCGACCTGACCGTCCCGTCCGCGCTCCTCACCGCGCTCCTCCCCGACCTCGTCGTCGTGGGGGGAGCGATGCTCCTGCTGCTCTGGGGCGTCTGGCGACCCGAGGGCGCGCCCGGCCGGCCGGTGGCCGTCGGCGCGATCGGCGTCTGCCTGGCCGCGATGGCGGCCATCGGCTGGATGTCGCTGAACGCCGTCACGGCGGGGCCAGGCGTCATCGCGATCGACAACTTCCGCTGGGCCGCCGACATCGTGATCCTCGTCGGCACGATCCTCAGCATCGCGCTCTCCGACGACTACGGCCGGCGCAGCGAGCCGGTCGCGGTCGAGTCGCACGCGCTCACGCTGCTGGCGACGTCCGGCATGATGCTCCTCGCCGGCGCGCGCGACCTGATCCTCGTCTTCCTCGGCATCGAGCTGATGTCGATCGCGGTCTACGTGCTCGCGGGCATCAACCGCCGCAGCGCGCGGTCGGCCGAGGCGGCGCTCAAGTACTTCCTGCTCGGCGCGTTCTCGACGGCGTTCCTGCTCTACGGCGTCGCGCTCGTCTACGGCGCGACCGGCTCGACCAACCTCGCCGGCATCGGCGCGGCGATGGCGAGCGCGCCCACGGGCCCCGGCTCGATGCTCGTGATCGGGCTCGCGCTGATGCTCGTCGGCTTCGCCTTCAAGGTCGCCGCGGCGCCCTTCCACATGTGGACGCCCGACGTGTACGACGGCGCGCCGACGCCGTTCACGGCCTTCATGGCGGCGGCGGTCAAGGCGGCGGCGTTCGCGACCTTCGCGCGCGTCTTCATGGAGGGCTTCGCCGGCATGTTCGTCCGCTGGCACGACGTCATCTGGTGGATGGCCGCGATCACGATGGTGCTCGGCAACCTGATCGCGCTGTCGCAGCGGAATCTGAAGCGCATGCTCGCGTACTCGAGCATCGCGCACGCCGGCTACCTGATGGTCGCGCTGGTGACCAACACGACGGCCGGCGCCGCGGCGCTCGTCTTCTACCTGTTCGCGTACACGCTGGCGACGGTCGGCGCGTTCGCGGTCGTCATGGCGCTCAACGAGGGCGCCGAGCGGCCGACCGACGTGCGCGACTGGTCGGGGCTCTTCTCGGTCCGGCCGGGCCTCGCGATCGCGATGGCGGTGTTCATGCTCGCGCTGCTCGGCTTCCCGATCGCGGGCGGCATGGGCTTCTTCGCCAAGTGGTACGTCCTGCAGGCCGCGCTGCAGGCGCCCGCGCCGCAGACCCGCCTCGCGGTGCTGCTCGTGATCACCTCGGTCATCTCCGCCGGGTACTACCTGTTCGTGATCATGGTGATGTTCATGCGGCCGCGCGCCGCCGACGCGCCCGCGCTCCCGGCGGCGCCGCGCTGGACGCAGACGGTGATCTTCGGGGCCGCGGGGCTGCTGCTGGTGCTCGGCCTCTACCCGACGCCGATCGTGCGCTGGGCCCGTTCCAGCTCGCTGGAGCCCGCCACGGCGGTCACGCGCCCGTCGCCCGCGCCCGTGCGGCCCGACGCCGACCCGCTCCGCGTCACGGCCCGCTGA
- a CDS encoding complex I subunit 4 family protein — protein MRDWLAAVQYATWILPALLVVPLIGALLIGVAVRPAKHPDTEEEYVDGRRVRAIALGTLLIEALLSAGMWWAFDPADPAWQFRVDFPWITDWGARFTLGVDGISLFMILLTTFIMPLALMGDWTSVRTKLRTHYILLLILTTGMVGVFVTLDLLLFYIFWEIMLVPMYFIIGMWGGERRTYASVKFFLYTMFGSLLMLLAIIWLWAGTGATSFAYEHILANFRHTGAATFWLFGAFFLAFAIKVPLFPFHTWLPDAHVEAPTTGSVILAAVMLKMGTYGFLRFALPLFPAAAMHPTVRAIILGLAVVSIVYGALVAMVQPDLKKLVAYSSVSHLGFVMLGIFALTTQSVQGALMVMVSHGISTGALFLMIGMLYERAHTREIAKFGGIARSVPMFSAFFLLVALSSIGLPGTNGFVGEFVTLLGAYQTAPLFVIIASTGVVFAAAYLLWGVQRVLFNPLRGEANATLVDLNRRELAVVGVFAVAILWLGLAPGPVLRRMEPAASRLVQQVERGAQLAAVPDTSTAVQP, from the coding sequence ATGCGTGATTGGCTCGCCGCCGTGCAGTACGCCACGTGGATCCTTCCCGCGCTCCTCGTCGTGCCCCTGATCGGCGCGCTGCTGATCGGCGTCGCGGTCCGTCCGGCGAAGCATCCGGACACGGAGGAGGAGTACGTGGACGGCCGGCGCGTCCGCGCCATCGCGCTCGGGACACTGCTGATCGAGGCGCTGCTGTCGGCCGGGATGTGGTGGGCGTTCGACCCGGCCGATCCCGCGTGGCAGTTCCGCGTCGACTTCCCCTGGATCACCGACTGGGGCGCGCGCTTCACGCTCGGCGTCGACGGGATCTCGCTGTTCATGATCCTGCTCACGACCTTCATCATGCCGCTCGCCCTCATGGGCGACTGGACGAGCGTGCGGACCAAGCTGCGGACGCACTACATCCTGCTGCTGATCCTGACGACCGGCATGGTGGGCGTGTTCGTCACGCTCGACCTGCTGCTCTTCTACATCTTCTGGGAGATCATGCTGGTGCCGATGTACTTCATCATCGGCATGTGGGGCGGGGAGCGGCGCACGTACGCGAGCGTCAAGTTCTTCCTCTACACGATGTTCGGCTCGCTGCTGATGCTCCTCGCCATCATCTGGCTGTGGGCCGGCACCGGCGCGACGAGCTTCGCCTACGAGCACATCCTCGCCAACTTCCGGCACACCGGGGCGGCGACGTTCTGGCTGTTCGGCGCCTTCTTCCTGGCCTTCGCCATCAAGGTGCCGCTCTTCCCGTTCCACACCTGGCTCCCCGACGCGCACGTCGAGGCGCCGACGACGGGCAGCGTGATCCTCGCCGCGGTCATGCTGAAGATGGGCACCTACGGGTTCCTGCGGTTCGCGCTGCCGCTCTTCCCGGCGGCCGCGATGCACCCGACGGTCCGCGCGATCATCCTCGGCCTCGCCGTCGTGTCGATCGTCTACGGCGCGCTGGTGGCGATGGTGCAGCCGGACCTCAAGAAGCTCGTGGCGTACTCCAGCGTCAGCCACCTGGGCTTCGTGATGCTCGGGATCTTCGCCCTCACCACCCAGAGCGTGCAGGGCGCGCTCATGGTGATGGTGAGCCACGGGATCTCGACGGGCGCGCTCTTCCTGATGATCGGCATGCTCTACGAGCGCGCCCACACGCGCGAGATCGCCAAGTTCGGCGGCATCGCGCGCTCGGTGCCGATGTTCTCCGCGTTCTTCCTCCTGGTGGCGCTCAGCTCCATCGGGCTGCCGGGCACCAACGGCTTCGTGGGCGAGTTCGTGACGCTCCTCGGCGCCTACCAGACGGCGCCGCTGTTCGTCATCATCGCCTCCACGGGCGTCGTCTTCGCCGCTGCGTACCTCCTGTGGGGCGTGCAGCGGGTGCTCTTCAATCCGCTCCGGGGCGAGGCGAACGCCACCCTGGTAGACTTGAACCGCCGCGAGCTCGCCGTCGTCGGCGTGTTCGCCGTGGCCATCCTCTGGCTCGGGCTCGCGCCCGGCCCGGTGCTCCGCCGCATGGAGCCCGCCGCCAGCCGCCTCGTCCAGCAGGTCGAGCGCGGCGCGCAGCTGGCCGCCGTCCCGGACACCAGCACCGCCGTCCAGCCCTGA
- a CDS encoding complex I subunit 4 family protein, with protein sequence MRDVIAALHLDQWVLPALLVWPLLGALLIFMFGRTALPGRDPGFAPWRDVRVLTMSVLIGEALMALGLWAIFDPTLTDWQARVDMPWIPEWGARVTLGVDGISLVMVLMTTLLMPLAVFASWSNVTSKIRSYYGLLLILVTGMIGVFLSLDLLLFYVFWELVLIPMYFMIGISGGKDRARASHKYFIAAFIGSLLMLVAIVAFWVAGGSRTFNYDALLVATRGALSQSVQTYLFLGFFLAFAIKSAFFPFHTWLPDAQHEAPTSGAVALGVKVGTYGILRFALPFFPAAALHPTVRVTIIGLAVAGIIYGALVAMVQPDFKKLVSYASVSHLGFVVLGIFALTVQSIQGAMMVMIGHGVSLGALFLLVGMLQDRTGTGMIQRFGGIARIAPLFAASLLLAALSTIGLPGTNGFVGEFLVLIGSYRVYPVASVIATTGVVLAAVYLLWALQRVIFNPHNPAETGTVKDLDRREMVVMAAFAVAILWLGIAPAPVLRRLEGPAARVVEQVTRDASSTASSAALDHAPDRAPAAQP encoded by the coding sequence ATGCGTGACGTGATCGCCGCGCTGCACCTCGATCAGTGGGTGCTTCCCGCGCTGCTCGTGTGGCCCCTCCTCGGGGCGCTGCTGATCTTCATGTTCGGCCGCACCGCGCTTCCGGGCCGCGACCCGGGCTTCGCGCCCTGGCGCGACGTGCGCGTGCTGACGATGAGCGTCCTGATCGGCGAGGCGCTCATGGCGCTCGGCCTGTGGGCGATCTTCGACCCCACGCTCACCGACTGGCAGGCGCGCGTCGACATGCCGTGGATCCCCGAGTGGGGCGCCCGCGTGACGCTCGGCGTCGACGGCATCTCGCTCGTGATGGTGCTCATGACGACGCTGCTCATGCCGCTGGCCGTATTCGCCAGCTGGAGCAACGTCACGAGCAAGATCCGCAGCTACTACGGCCTGCTGCTGATCCTCGTCACCGGCATGATCGGGGTCTTCCTCTCGCTCGACCTGCTCCTGTTCTACGTGTTCTGGGAGCTGGTGCTGATCCCGATGTACTTCATGATCGGGATCTCGGGCGGGAAGGACCGCGCGCGCGCGAGCCACAAGTACTTCATCGCCGCCTTCATCGGCTCGCTGCTGATGCTGGTCGCGATCGTCGCCTTCTGGGTCGCCGGCGGCTCGCGGACGTTCAACTACGACGCGCTGCTGGTGGCGACGCGCGGGGCGCTGAGCCAGTCGGTCCAGACGTACCTGTTCCTCGGCTTCTTCCTCGCCTTCGCGATCAAGAGCGCCTTCTTCCCGTTCCACACCTGGCTCCCGGACGCCCAGCACGAGGCGCCCACCAGCGGGGCGGTGGCGCTGGGCGTGAAGGTCGGCACGTACGGCATCCTGCGCTTCGCGCTGCCGTTCTTCCCGGCGGCCGCGCTGCATCCGACGGTCCGGGTCACGATCATCGGCCTCGCGGTCGCCGGCATCATCTACGGTGCGCTGGTCGCGATGGTGCAGCCCGACTTCAAGAAGCTGGTCTCGTACGCCTCGGTGAGCCACCTCGGCTTCGTGGTGCTCGGGATCTTCGCGCTGACGGTGCAGAGCATCCAGGGCGCGATGATGGTCATGATCGGCCACGGCGTCTCGCTCGGCGCGCTCTTCCTGCTGGTCGGCATGCTGCAGGACCGCACCGGCACCGGCATGATCCAGCGCTTCGGCGGCATCGCCCGCATCGCGCCGCTGTTCGCCGCGTCGCTGCTGCTGGCCGCGCTCAGCACCATCGGCCTCCCGGGGACGAACGGCTTCGTCGGCGAGTTCCTGGTGCTCATCGGCTCGTACCGCGTGTACCCGGTCGCGTCGGTGATCGCGACGACGGGCGTGGTGCTCGCCGCCGTCTACCTGCTGTGGGCGCTCCAGCGCGTGATCTTCAACCCGCACAACCCGGCGGAGACCGGGACCGTGAAGGACCTGGACCGCCGCGAGATGGTCGTCATGGCGGCGTTCGCGGTGGCGATCCTCTGGCTCGGGATCGCGCCCGCGCCGGTGCTGCGCCGCCTCGAGGGACCGGCGGCGCGCGTGGTGGAGCAGGTCACGCGCGACGCGTCGAGCACGGCCTCCAGCGCGGCGCTCGATCACGCGCCCGATCGCGCGCCCGCCGCGCAGCCGTAG
- the nuoL gene encoding NADH-quinone oxidoreductase subunit L, whose product MLLPLLQAAAEAASASAPAAHPLAGTVAEYVWLLPLLPLLGFVINGALSIFPAYHVGPEDPSHDPEAGHTDMAHEEAYDAETATFHSRWNGLSSFVGPAVVGVAFVLAVMMFLAMRGAGSALGTAGPFTRTYGSWMPAGDLRIEWGFQLDQLSMLMTLIITGVGFLIHLFSIGYMRTDPGYSRYFAYLNLFVCFMLILVLGASYPVLFVGWEGVGLCSYLLIGFWFSDEANANAGKKAFIVNRIGDFGFLVAMFLLWANLGALDYAGVNAAAGTLAANGAVITAICLFLFLGCAGKSAQLPLYIWLPDAMAGPTPVSALIHAATMVTAGVYLIARSGVLFALAPFASLLVALTGALTALFAATIGLRQWDIKKVLAYSTVSQLGYMFVAAGVGAYSAAVFHLATHAFFKALLFLGAGSVIYALHEAYHHTHREEDAQDMRNMGGLRRFMPVTFALMWAATLAISGVPPFSGFFSKDQILGSVFAAAQHSAIAELSIAGIPGSAILYAIYVLGLITALLTAIYMTRMMLYTFHGANRTGEDERHHLHEAPWIMTGPLLVLGVLTVFGGWLNIPAILGWMGGVGALDRWLAPVVGRASEALAGGEAAHLSHSTEYALIGAAVAVGAVGILFAAMRYRAPLRPKREAEAAVGFGDAVEHAYYVNEGIDRLIIEPTVAISRKVLWRGLDVGLIDGVLVNGSALLMRGVAWAGARIQTGNVGNYAWIIAVGALVVIGAVAFR is encoded by the coding sequence ATGCTGCTCCCACTCCTGCAGGCCGCCGCGGAGGCCGCCTCCGCGTCCGCGCCGGCGGCCCACCCGCTGGCGGGCACGGTGGCGGAGTACGTCTGGCTGCTGCCGCTCCTGCCGCTCCTCGGCTTCGTCATCAACGGCGCGCTCTCGATCTTCCCGGCCTACCACGTCGGGCCCGAGGATCCGTCGCACGATCCCGAGGCCGGTCACACCGACATGGCGCACGAGGAGGCGTACGACGCCGAGACGGCGACGTTCCACTCGCGCTGGAACGGGCTGTCGAGCTTCGTCGGGCCCGCGGTCGTGGGCGTCGCGTTCGTGCTCGCCGTGATGATGTTCCTCGCGATGCGCGGGGCGGGGAGCGCGCTGGGGACGGCCGGCCCGTTCACGCGCACCTACGGCTCGTGGATGCCCGCGGGCGACCTGCGCATCGAGTGGGGCTTCCAGCTGGATCAGCTGTCGATGCTGATGACGCTCATCATCACCGGCGTCGGCTTCCTGATCCACCTGTTCAGCATCGGCTACATGCGGACGGATCCCGGGTACTCGCGCTACTTCGCGTACCTGAACCTGTTCGTCTGCTTCATGCTCATCCTCGTCCTCGGCGCCAGCTATCCGGTGCTGTTCGTGGGCTGGGAGGGCGTGGGCCTCTGCTCGTACCTGCTCATCGGCTTCTGGTTCTCGGACGAGGCCAACGCGAACGCCGGCAAGAAGGCGTTCATCGTCAACCGCATCGGCGACTTCGGCTTCCTGGTCGCGATGTTCCTGCTGTGGGCGAACCTCGGCGCGCTCGACTACGCGGGCGTGAACGCCGCGGCGGGGACGCTGGCGGCGAACGGCGCCGTCATCACCGCGATCTGCCTCTTCCTCTTCCTGGGGTGCGCCGGCAAGAGCGCGCAGCTGCCGCTCTACATCTGGCTGCCGGACGCCATGGCCGGTCCGACGCCGGTCTCCGCGCTCATCCATGCGGCGACGATGGTGACGGCGGGCGTCTACCTCATCGCGCGCAGCGGCGTGCTGTTCGCGCTCGCGCCGTTCGCCTCGCTGCTGGTGGCGCTCACCGGCGCGCTGACCGCGCTGTTCGCGGCGACGATCGGCCTCCGCCAGTGGGACATCAAGAAGGTCCTCGCGTACTCCACGGTCTCGCAGCTCGGCTACATGTTCGTGGCCGCGGGCGTGGGGGCGTACTCGGCGGCCGTCTTCCACCTCGCGACGCACGCCTTCTTCAAGGCGCTGCTCTTCCTCGGCGCCGGCTCGGTGATCTACGCCCTCCACGAGGCGTACCACCACACGCACCGCGAGGAGGATGCGCAGGACATGCGCAACATGGGCGGGCTGCGCCGGTTCATGCCGGTGACGTTCGCGCTCATGTGGGCCGCGACGCTCGCCATCTCGGGCGTGCCGCCCTTCTCGGGCTTCTTCTCGAAGGACCAGATCCTCGGCTCGGTGTTCGCCGCCGCGCAGCACTCGGCCATCGCCGAGCTGTCGATCGCGGGCATCCCGGGCTCGGCGATCCTGTACGCGATCTACGTCCTGGGGCTGATCACCGCGCTGCTGACCGCGATCTACATGACGCGGATGATGCTCTACACCTTCCACGGCGCGAACCGCACCGGGGAGGACGAGCGGCACCACCTGCACGAGGCGCCGTGGATCATGACCGGCCCGCTCCTCGTGCTCGGCGTGCTCACGGTCTTCGGCGGGTGGCTGAACATCCCGGCGATCCTCGGCTGGATGGGCGGGGTGGGGGCGCTCGACCGCTGGCTGGCGCCCGTCGTCGGCCGCGCGTCCGAAGCGCTCGCCGGCGGCGAGGCCGCGCACCTCTCGCACTCCACCGAGTACGCGCTGATCGGCGCCGCGGTCGCGGTGGGCGCGGTGGGCATCCTGTTCGCGGCGATGCGCTACCGCGCGCCGCTGCGGCCCAAGCGCGAGGCCGAGGCGGCCGTGGGCTTCGGCGACGCCGTCGAGCACGCGTACTACGTGAACGAGGGCATCGACCGTCTCATCATCGAGCCCACGGTCGCGATCTCGCGCAAGGTGCTGTGGCGCGGCCTCGACGTCGGGCTCATCGACGGTGTCCTGGTGAACGGCAGCGCGCTCCTGATGCGCGGCGTCGCGTGGGCCGGCGCGCGCATCCAGACCGGCAACGTCGGCAACTACGCGTGGATCATCGCGGTCGGCGCGCTGGTGGTGATCGGCGCCGTGGCCTTCCGCTGA
- the nuoK gene encoding NADH-quinone oxidoreductase subunit NuoK — MIAESLFFSAILFTVGVVGVLTRRNALIIFMCVELMLNAVNLSFVALSKLHGGALGQVFVVFVMTVAAAEAAVGLAIVIAVYRHFGTVDLANINLLKG, encoded by the coding sequence GTGATCGCCGAGTCGCTCTTCTTCAGCGCCATCCTGTTCACGGTCGGCGTGGTCGGCGTGCTCACGCGCCGCAACGCGCTGATCATCTTCATGTGCGTGGAGCTGATGCTCAACGCCGTGAACCTCAGCTTCGTGGCGCTCTCCAAGCTGCACGGCGGCGCGCTGGGGCAGGTCTTCGTCGTCTTCGTGATGACCGTGGCGGCCGCCGAGGCGGCGGTCGGGCTGGCCATCGTGATCGCGGTCTACCGGCACTTCGGGACCGTGGACCTCGCGAACATCAACCTGCTCAAGGGCTGA
- a CDS encoding NADH-quinone oxidoreductase subunit J family protein, giving the protein MSLLYQFHFYLFGLLAVASSILFITRKSPVAAALWLVSTMFALAAEYIMLDAQFVGAIQVLVYAGAIMVVFLFVVMLLNLGSADIAADFRENKVRLGAGAVGIVLLAMLLSLSNLRLPVIEPVTVRETNVVAPVAEALFTEHLLAFEVTSILLLAALVGAVVLAKRRGRA; this is encoded by the coding sequence ATGAGCCTTCTCTACCAGTTCCACTTCTACCTCTTCGGGCTGCTCGCCGTCGCGTCGTCCATCCTGTTCATCACCCGCAAGAGCCCCGTCGCGGCGGCGCTCTGGCTGGTGAGCACGATGTTCGCCCTGGCCGCCGAGTACATCATGCTGGACGCGCAGTTCGTCGGCGCCATCCAGGTGCTCGTGTACGCGGGCGCGATCATGGTCGTGTTCCTGTTCGTCGTGATGCTGCTGAACCTGGGCAGCGCGGACATCGCCGCCGACTTCCGCGAGAACAAGGTGCGCCTGGGCGCGGGCGCCGTCGGCATCGTGCTGCTCGCGATGCTGCTCTCGCTGTCGAACCTGCGCCTGCCGGTCATCGAGCCGGTGACGGTGCGCGAGACGAACGTCGTGGCGCCGGTGGCCGAGGCGCTGTTCACCGAACATCTGCTGGCCTTCGAGGTCACGAGCATCCTGCTGCTGGCCGCCCTGGTCGGCGCGGTGGTGCTCGCCAAGCGCCGGGGGCGCGCGTGA
- a CDS encoding NuoI/complex I 23 kDa subunit family protein, whose translation MTINVRVLDRPVEEVSYVRATLKGMAMTLKHFVNREKRHQVTVQYPEQKWDLSPRWRGTHRMLTTESGKAKCVACGLCPTVCPANCIKLVPGEDEQGNRYPLVFEIDEFRCIFCGYCQEVCPEEAIHVGQHYENSEYSREGMVYDLERLMAQTHPVSELWDPADPKGE comes from the coding sequence ATGACGATCAACGTGAGGGTCCTCGACCGGCCGGTCGAGGAGGTGAGCTACGTGCGCGCCACGCTCAAGGGCATGGCGATGACGCTCAAGCACTTCGTGAACCGCGAGAAGCGGCACCAGGTGACGGTGCAGTACCCCGAGCAGAAGTGGGACCTCTCGCCGCGCTGGCGCGGCACCCATCGGATGCTCACGACGGAGAGCGGCAAGGCGAAGTGCGTCGCCTGCGGCCTCTGCCCGACCGTCTGCCCGGCGAACTGCATCAAGCTGGTGCCCGGCGAGGACGAGCAGGGCAACCGGTACCCGCTCGTGTTCGAGATCGACGAGTTCCGCTGCATCTTCTGCGGCTACTGCCAGGAGGTATGCCCGGAGGAGGCGATCCACGTCGGGCAGCACTACGAGAACTCGGAGTACAGCCGCGAGGGGATGGTCTACGACCTGGAGCGGCTGATGGCGCAGACGCACCCCGTCAGCGAGCTGTGGGACCCCGCCGACCCGAAGGGCGAGTGA